In Dysidea avara chromosome 3, odDysAvar1.4, whole genome shotgun sequence, a single window of DNA contains:
- the LOC136249103 gene encoding TNF receptor-associated factor 3-like isoform X2 translates to MSGNAVTKSPLVQLKILDERLQCIQCHFLLNGPLQLQCGHRLCTPCAVKLKQQSSQTLFCDKCQKYVESSKTFHDKAIAKEIECSVITCPQCGWTGEYRNYQKHLKEGCQLIKVSCPNEGCGEEIIKSQLDEHLQQCYRRQLCQLCKKESCTCRDQHKMDLHLGTQKRNSFGKKQTLMKDCEFHFLKCCFRGNDVELERHMEESQKDHLLMVRNYLSCKSPQKLNGVTSIGDNGLKLLLYTKLDKINEKLGRNENKENGLQIAELQGQQKDITFRLTGVEDLLATLQASINEINRTYEEVSLTLQTLQATSYDGHNIWKIPDITRRRRDALLGKTVSLYSAPFYTSRFGYRLCLRVYLYGDGSGKGRYISYFLTIMKGEYDALLEWPFQHMVTMTLVNQKGNNNIVQSFRPNPTSTSFHCPKSDMNVASGCPKFAPISILDNPEFVVDDVAFFKCDISVNKS, encoded by the exons ATGTCCGGGAATGCAGTGACTAAGTCACCACTTGTCCAATTGAAAATATTGGACGAGCGTTTGCAGTGTATTCAGTGCCATTTTTTACTGAACGGACCATTGCAGCTTCAATGTGGTCATCGTCTGTGTACTCCATGCGCCGtgaaactaaaacaacaaag CTCTCAAACTCTCTTTTGTGATAAATGCCAGAAATACGTTGAATCCAGTAAG ACTTTCCACGACAAGGCAATAGCTAAAGAAATTGAATGCAGTGTAATTACTTGCCCTCAGTGTGGCTGGACTGGAGAGTATCGAAATTATCAG AAACATTTGAAGGAGGGGTGTCAACTAATCAAGGTGTCATGCCCCAACGAAGGATGTGGTGAGGAGATTATTAAATCTCAACTTGATGAACACTTACAACAGTGTTACAGAAGGCAACTGTGTCAACTATGCAAGAAAGAGAGCTGTACTTGCCGGGACCAGCACAAG ATGGATCTTCATCTAGGCACTCAAAAACGCAATTCGTTTGGTAAAAAGCAAACACTAATGAAGGATTGCGAGTTTCACTTTTTAAAGTGTTGCTTTAGGGGAAATGATGTAGAATTAGAAAGACACATGGAAGAATCCCAGAAAGATCACCTCCTTATGGTTCGTAATTATCTATCCTGTAAATCACCTCAGAAGCTAAACGGTGTTACCAGTATTGGCGACAATGGTCTCAAACTTTTACTGTACACTAAATTAGATAAGATAAATGAAAAATTAGGTCGTAATGAAAACAAAGAGAACGGGTTACAAATTGCTGAGCTGCAAGGCCAACAAAAAGACATTACCTTTCGGTTAACTGGCGTTGAAGATCTTCTGGCCACTTTGCAAGCGAGCATCAATGAGATAAATCGTACTTATGAGGAAGTGTCTCTCACCTTACAAACACTTCAAGCTACTTCATATGATGGTCACAACATATGGAAGATACCAGATATCACCAGACGTAGGAGGGATGCTCTACTAGGAAAGACTGTCAGTTTATATTcagcaccattttacaccagCAGATTTGGGTACAGACTGTGTCTacgtgtgtatttatatggtgATGGTAGTGGCAAGGGACGTTACATATCTTACTTCCTTACCATCATGAAGGGAGAATATGATGCTTTACTAGAATGGCCATTTCAGCATATGGTGACAATGACATTAGTGAACCAGAAAGGCAACAACAATATTGTACAGTCATTCAGGCCCAACCCAACCAGTACTAGTTTTCATTGTCCAAAATCGGACATGAATGTTGCATCTGGTTGTCCTAAATTTGCTCCAATATCAATACTGGATAATCCTGAATTTGTTGTGGATGATGTGGCATTCTTCAAGTGTGATATAAGTGTTAATAAGTCATGA
- the LOC136249120 gene encoding probable ubiquitin carboxyl-terminal hydrolase MINDY-4, whose amino-acid sequence MTVTRTAQPVIVKSKRTKPLRISHKVKDRIEQGTTVPQSPTKTSASIPTTGEPAVLISKQKGLTREDIKPTTVDSMVSSSATAVGQMKQLHNCVMELSLEDVDDSDIQHLSTVTTASLVPSREMLTSSEGKSITKETVKGLRKLLFGSSKGSFNDEWTGQNFVFSSVPGLEYGLVQHKGGPCGVLATVQAFVLKHLLFVIESSTPSVNDALVSGMVDVLWKARSSTYAIVALPSVVQHSSGLAGDVIDELVLHEIRSRNELKVFLQANLQFFIRHSGCILLLVSVILTRKIQCIINEMDEPTNKLIGHHSYCTQDLVNLFLVGKAVSNTHDGVIALGTGSDNTQLKGLDCQSEIGFLSLFEYYKSCTVGKYYKQPRYPIWVVCSESHFSVLFTRSKDFFVRQPAHFDLLYFNGLGEQDEEIRLTIDTTQNTEIVTEADDLVSPLELCIRTCWKNARVNWNGSEPLL is encoded by the exons ATGACGGTGACTCGTACTGCTCAACCAGTTATTGTTAAGAGCAAGAGAACTAAACCATTACGCATCTCCCACAAGGTAAAGGACAGGATAGAACAAGGCACAACAGTACCACAATCTCCCACGAAAACATCAGCAAGCATTCCAACAACTGGTGAACCTGCTGTGTTGATCAGTAAACAGAAGGGGTTGACTAGGGAAGACATTAAGCCAACAACTGTTGACAGCATGGTTAGCAGCAGTGCAACTGCTGTTGGACAGATGAAACAG CTTCACAATTGTGTCATGGAGTTGTCGCTGGAAGATGTTGATGATAGTGACATACAGCATCTCTCTACTGTGACCACAG CTTCCTTGGTTCCTTCTCGAGAAATGTTGACATCGTCAGAGGGGAAGTCAATTACAAAGGAAACAGTTAAGGGTTTAAGAAAGTTATTGTTTGGCTCATCGAAGGGATCTTTTAATGATGAATGGACTGGACAAAATTTTGTGTTTTCGTCAGTGCCAGGTTTGGAATATGGCCTGGTGCAGCATAAG GGAGGCCCCTGTGGTGTACTCGCAACTGTGCAGGCTTTTGTTTTGAAACATCTGTTATTTGTGATTGAGAGCAGCACTCCCTCAGT GAATGATGCTTTAGTTAGTGGCATGGTGGATGTATTATGGAAAGCCAGGTCAAGTACCTATGCTATCGTGGCACT TCCTAGTGTTGTTCAACATTCAAGTGGCTTAGCTGGAGATGTGATAGATGAA CTAGTACTTCATGAAATAAGAAGCAGAAATGAATTAAAAGTCTTCCTTCAAGCAAACCTACAATTT TTCATTAGGCACTCTGGCTGCATATTACTACTAGTTTCTGTAATTTTAACACGAAAAATACAATG CATCATCAATGAGATGGATGAGCCTACTAATAAACTCATTGGACATCACAGCTATTGCACACAG GATCTAGTGAATTTGTTTCTGGTAGGTAAAGCTGTCTCCAACACTCATGATGGAGTGATTGCTCTGGGAACTGGTAGTGACAAT ACGCAGCTCAAGGGATTAGACTGCCAAAGTGAAATTGGATTTTTAAGCCTTTTTGAATACTATAAGAGTTGTACT GTAGGCAAGTACTACAAACAACCTAGATATCCAATATGGGTTGTGTGTAGTGAGAGTCACTTTAGTGTTCTCTTCACCCGTAGTAAAGATTTCTTTGTCAG GCAACCTGCTCACTTCGACTTGCTATATTTTAATGGATTGGGAGAGCAAGATGAAGAAATAAGATTAACTATTG ATACTACTCAAAACACAGAAATTGTTACTGAAGCTGATGATCTTGTGTCCCCATTGGAACTGTGTATTAGAACTTG CTGGAAGAATGCACGTGTAAATTGGAATGGATCAGAGCCATTGCTGTGA
- the LOC136249103 gene encoding TNF receptor-associated factor 3-like isoform X1 → MSGNAVTKSPLVQLKILDERLQCIQCHFLLNGPLQLQCGHRLCTPCAVKLKQQSEYFCSSQTLFCDKCQKYVESSKTFHDKAIAKEIECSVITCPQCGWTGEYRNYQKHLKEGCQLIKVSCPNEGCGEEIIKSQLDEHLQQCYRRQLCQLCKKESCTCRDQHKMDLHLGTQKRNSFGKKQTLMKDCEFHFLKCCFRGNDVELERHMEESQKDHLLMVRNYLSCKSPQKLNGVTSIGDNGLKLLLYTKLDKINEKLGRNENKENGLQIAELQGQQKDITFRLTGVEDLLATLQASINEINRTYEEVSLTLQTLQATSYDGHNIWKIPDITRRRRDALLGKTVSLYSAPFYTSRFGYRLCLRVYLYGDGSGKGRYISYFLTIMKGEYDALLEWPFQHMVTMTLVNQKGNNNIVQSFRPNPTSTSFHCPKSDMNVASGCPKFAPISILDNPEFVVDDVAFFKCDISVNKS, encoded by the exons ATGTCCGGGAATGCAGTGACTAAGTCACCACTTGTCCAATTGAAAATATTGGACGAGCGTTTGCAGTGTATTCAGTGCCATTTTTTACTGAACGGACCATTGCAGCTTCAATGTGGTCATCGTCTGTGTACTCCATGCGCCGtgaaactaaaacaacaaag TGAATATTTCTGTAGCTCTCAAACTCTCTTTTGTGATAAATGCCAGAAATACGTTGAATCCAGTAAG ACTTTCCACGACAAGGCAATAGCTAAAGAAATTGAATGCAGTGTAATTACTTGCCCTCAGTGTGGCTGGACTGGAGAGTATCGAAATTATCAG AAACATTTGAAGGAGGGGTGTCAACTAATCAAGGTGTCATGCCCCAACGAAGGATGTGGTGAGGAGATTATTAAATCTCAACTTGATGAACACTTACAACAGTGTTACAGAAGGCAACTGTGTCAACTATGCAAGAAAGAGAGCTGTACTTGCCGGGACCAGCACAAG ATGGATCTTCATCTAGGCACTCAAAAACGCAATTCGTTTGGTAAAAAGCAAACACTAATGAAGGATTGCGAGTTTCACTTTTTAAAGTGTTGCTTTAGGGGAAATGATGTAGAATTAGAAAGACACATGGAAGAATCCCAGAAAGATCACCTCCTTATGGTTCGTAATTATCTATCCTGTAAATCACCTCAGAAGCTAAACGGTGTTACCAGTATTGGCGACAATGGTCTCAAACTTTTACTGTACACTAAATTAGATAAGATAAATGAAAAATTAGGTCGTAATGAAAACAAAGAGAACGGGTTACAAATTGCTGAGCTGCAAGGCCAACAAAAAGACATTACCTTTCGGTTAACTGGCGTTGAAGATCTTCTGGCCACTTTGCAAGCGAGCATCAATGAGATAAATCGTACTTATGAGGAAGTGTCTCTCACCTTACAAACACTTCAAGCTACTTCATATGATGGTCACAACATATGGAAGATACCAGATATCACCAGACGTAGGAGGGATGCTCTACTAGGAAAGACTGTCAGTTTATATTcagcaccattttacaccagCAGATTTGGGTACAGACTGTGTCTacgtgtgtatttatatggtgATGGTAGTGGCAAGGGACGTTACATATCTTACTTCCTTACCATCATGAAGGGAGAATATGATGCTTTACTAGAATGGCCATTTCAGCATATGGTGACAATGACATTAGTGAACCAGAAAGGCAACAACAATATTGTACAGTCATTCAGGCCCAACCCAACCAGTACTAGTTTTCATTGTCCAAAATCGGACATGAATGTTGCATCTGGTTGTCCTAAATTTGCTCCAATATCAATACTGGATAATCCTGAATTTGTTGTGGATGATGTGGCATTCTTCAAGTGTGATATAAGTGTTAATAAGTCATGA